The following are from one region of the Aspergillus chevalieri M1 DNA, chromosome 1, nearly complete sequence genome:
- a CDS encoding calponin homology domain protein (COG:Z;~EggNog:ENOG410PGZF;~InterPro:IPR003096,IPR001715,IPR036872;~PFAM:PF00307;~go_function: GO:0005515 - protein binding [Evidence IEA]) — protein MASVTSLDKDLRSLRLSRYTPQAAAEVRDWIEEVLQEQLAPGDLLDALKDGVALCKLINLAVSPGVKFKQSSMPFVQMENISHFLRACQIPPLSLPPHDMFLTVDLYEGKDPAQVLQCIMSFSRRANAVQPSKFRRTIGPQVNKGSGLSPNVTGSSQGPTTPSRFRGASPSSSGPSTPAKSPNVSSWSRKTDEISTAPAWNIHQYGYMGGADQGNQGVVFGGRRQITTAAPVVPSLAEKEKRRREAEARALVEKQEAEQTRQRQREAEEEQARLEEQRRWDEQTDRLREQERRKVEEEKKRWDEEKRQWEEEEQRRLNEEREAEEKFEQERQRRRSMADNRLNGQFLSQYQASQAIPAKAAVPPSAESQESQRVKELERELELARQRELQYQHERGDFKKKEAEPPRPRPVPPKPSYDFSSLEQERRMLRTEWHKNQDETSAPPTPPRPLPDPTAAQKSAQTSPRPLPDPVAYTNARENRVDRFLASNKPPVGPKPATHRPADYSTTAEVDAENSRREAAQQKTKAGGWASKSLLEREMERERERQREWEDNQKETEEAAAKGLADPSQGSGPGGAWNVFQYGYMGGDNQSRGGPGLSNWGARRQIIGPRPPP, from the exons ATGGCGTCTGTTACGTCGTTGGACAAGGACCTGCGCAGTCTACGACTGTCCCGCTATACCCCGCAGGCAGCTGCCGAAGTGCGCGACTGGATCGAGGAGGTCCTTCAGGAACAGTTGGCCCCGGGTGATCTCTTGGATGCGCtcaaggatggtgtggcGCTATGCAA GTTGATCAACCTGGCCGTCTCGCCCGGCGTCAAGTTCAAGCAGTCATCGATGCCATTCGTGCAGATGGAAAATATATCCCACTTTCTTCGCGCTTGCCAGATCCCCCCGCTAAGCCTTCCGCCACACGATATGTTTCTGACAGTCGATCTCTATGAAGGCAAAGACCCTGCGCAAGTCCTACAATGCATCATGTCCTTCAGTCGCAGGGCCAACGCTGTCCAACCCAGCAAGTTCCGCCGTACCATCGGACCACAAGTCAACAAAGGTAGCGGTCTGAGTCCGAATGTGACGGGTTCCAGCCAAGGGCCCACTACCCCCTCGCGGTTCCGTGGGGCCAGCCCGAGCTCGAGCGGACCCTCTACACCTGCAAAGTCGCCAAATGTCAGTAGCTGGAGCAGGAAAACGGATGAGATTTCTACGGCACCTGCTTGGAATATTCACCAGTATGGCTACATGGGTGGGGCGGATCAGGGCAATCAAGGGGTGGTCTTTGGTGGGCGGCGCCAAATTACTACTGCTGCCCCTGTGGTCCCCAGCCTggcggagaaggagaagcgcAGGCGTGAAGCGGAAGCGAGAGCACTCGTTGAAAAGCAGGAAGCGGAACAAACGCGCCAGCGACAGCGGGAAGCGGAAGAGGAACAGGCCCGGCTGGAGGAGCAACGAAGATGGGATGAACAGACAGACCGCCTGAGGGAGCAGGAGCGCCGcaaagttgaagaagagaagaaacgaTGGGACGAGGAGAAGCGGCAatgggaggaggaagaacagcGCCGTCTGAACGAGGAAAGAGAGGCCGAAGAGAAGTTCGAACAGGAAAGGCAGCGTAGGCGGAGCATGGCCGACAACCGACTGAACGGTCAGTTCCTGAGCCAATACCAAGCCAGCCAGGCGATCCCTGCCAAAGCAGCGGTACCGCCATCTGCTGAGTCCCAGGAAAGCCAACGCGTCAAGGAGCTGGAAAGGGAACTGGAACTTGCGCGCCAGCGAGAACTCCAGTATCAACATGAACGGGGGGActtcaaaaagaaagaagccgagcctcctcgtcctcgacCGGTCCCTCCCAAGCCAAGCTATGATTTCTCGTCCCTCGAGCAAGAACGCCGGATGCTTcgcactgaatggcacaaaAACCAGGATGAAACTTCTGCCCCGCCAACACCCCCTCGCCCATTGCCTGATCCCACCGCGGCCCAGAAATCCGCTCAAACCTCCCCACGTCCGCTCCCCGATCCCGTCGCATACACTAACGCCCGCGAGAACCGTGTGGACCGCTTCCTCGCCTCCAACAAACCCCCCGTCGGACCGAAACCCGCGACCCACCGCCCAGCAGACTACAGTACGACCGCTGAAGTCGATGCCGAAAACAGCCGCCGCGAAGCCGCACAGCAGAAGACCAAGGCCGGCGGATGGGCGTCCAAGTCGCTTTTGGAGCGTGAAATGGAGCGCGAACGTGAGCGCCAGCGCGAGTGGGAGGACAATCAGAAGGAGACCGAGGAGGCGGCGGCCAAGGGCCTTGCGGATCCGAGCCAAGGGTCCGGACCTGGAGGTGCTTGGAATGTCTTCCAGTATGGATATATGGGCGGTGATAACCAGAGCAGGGGCGGTCCTGGATTGAGTAACTGGGGCGCTAGGCGGCAGATCATTGGGCCTAGACCTCCGCCGTAA
- a CDS encoding uncharacterized protein (COG:S;~EggNog:ENOG410PM21), giving the protein MAVENGEETPSYRASRPVPFELVQHSGIFFEEKLYTQALNLLLNIITSGTVASGPVFVPSPPLLAVAATFLVHPSTTTRARSSEEQEAPSAALRLLRLTNTLVGPIAARFDNAFAFTHFEASRHGGIRRRASEDEGTSQNEMLRNEWKLLNTELGQSSAVWSRAEDFWHAVGWAFNCSVLHPERWERWQVWLQFMCEVLEDDWNERKRHVEREVSGAGNGKLKKRLRQNILQQSLIFRYIDGSSGSYGRNRRILRAIFADGTSGSVNEFREVFRNELKQLKRDQENIKKREAEVNIDEEQYGDYLTKDDEDESEEGDGETDKPTTTERRSKRTRRGTRNTIAEQQPTATFTTNNTLYSHGTLSLLGGLPSLALRQRLLHLLSAVSESLPDIFTTLEELYHLFIENIRHLPLPIYQSFVSPHVLPYFSAAAQTTLCEFLLFRLRESTAPETEDEYLSQTKLEQCFLPYAASTASVVDNTKMALALEALVMLLAESEMLKVTPELRTAVEDGIMARAERAQEVKRNQSSKQVEEIEWCWLIESGERLLFMINELVPSMQAS; this is encoded by the exons ATGGCAGTCGAGAATGGGGAGGAGACTCCTTCCTATCGTGCTTCCAGACCTGTACCTTTCGAACTGGTCCAACATTCGGGGATTTTCTTCGAAGAGAAACTCT ACACACAAGCTCTTAACCTCCTCCTAAACATCATTACCTCTGGAACTGTCGCCTCTGGCCCTGTCTTCGTCCCATCACCACCTCTCCTAGCCGTCGCAGCTACCTTCCTCGTCCACCCCTCAACCACAACCCGCGCCAGATCCtcggaagaacaagaagctcCCAGCGCGGCCCTCCGGCTCCTCCGATTAACGAATACCCTAGTCGGACCGATAGCTGCTAGATTTGACAACGCATTCGCATTCACGCATTTTGAAGCCTCCCGCCATGGCGGTATACGCCGGCGCGCCAGCGAGGATGAGGGAACATCTCAAAATGAGATGCTGAGGAACGAATGGAAACTGCTGAATACCGAGCTAGGACAGTCATCTGCTGTGTGGTCTCGCGCGGAGGACTTCTGGCATGCGGTTGGGTGGGCTTTCAACTGTTCCGTCTTGCACCCGGAGCGGTGGGAGAGGTGGCAGGTCTGGCTGCAGTTTATGTGTGAAGTGCTGGAGGATGATTGGAACGAGCGGAAGAGGCATGTTGAGCGGGAAGTATCTGGGGCTGGGAATGGGAAGCTGAAGAAGCGGCTACGGCAGAACATTCTGCAGCAGAGCCTTATCTTCCGGTATATCGATGGGAGTAGTGGGAGCTATGGACGGAACCGAAGGATTTTGAGGGCCATTTTCGCGGATGGGACTTCGGGCTCAGTTAACGAGTTCCGCGAGGTGTTTCGCAATGAGCTGAAGCAGCTGAAGCGGGACCAGGAGAACATCAAGAAGAGAGAAGCAGAGGTCAACATCGACGAAGAACAATACGGTGACTACCTGACCaaagacgacgaggacgaatCGGAGGAAGGCGACGGCGAAACAGACAAGCCGACGACGACAGAACGACGTTCAAAACGCacaagaagaggaacaagaAACACAATCGCAGAACAACAACCTACCGCAACATTCACCACAAACAACACCCTCTACTCCCACGgcaccctctccctcctcggCGGTCTCCCTTCACTCGCCCTCCGCCAACGTCTTTTGCACCTCCTCTCCGCCGTCTCCGAATCCCTCCCGGATATTTTCACAACCCTCGAAGAGCTCTACCACCTCTTCATTGAAAACATCCGCCACCTCCCCCTCCCGATCTACCAATCCTTCGTCTCCCCACACGTCCTCCCCTACTTTTCTGCAGCAGCGCAAACAACTCTCTGCGAgtttctcctcttccgccTCCGTGAAAGCACAGCTCCCGAAACAGAGGATGAGTATCTCAGCCAAACAAAGCTAGAACAGTGCTTCCTACCGTATGCCGCGAGTACAGCATCAGTGGTTGACAATACGAAGATGGCACTTGCGCTAGAGGCGCTTGTTATGTTACTCGCGGAGAGTGAGATGCTGAAGGTCACGCCGGAGCTGCGGACGGCCGTAGAGGATGGGATTATGGCGAGGGCGGAAAGGGCGCAGGAAGTGAAAAGGAATCAGTCAAGTAAGCAggtggaggagattgagTGGTGTTGGTTGATTGAAAGTGGGGAGAGGTTGTTGTTTATGATTAATGAGTTGGTTCCGAGTATGCAGGCTTCATGA
- a CDS encoding uncharacterized protein (COG:S;~EggNog:ENOG410PVUI;~InterPro:IPR036291,IPR008030;~PFAM:PF13460,PF05368), translating into MSTTKVAIVGASGESGQSIVNALLDSATPRYEVIALTRPQSIQKPVNTKLQEHGVKVVSADLSGPSDELVGLLTGIDVVISAIYFDNLDEEIPLANAAKAAGVKRFVQSALMIVIPPKGVVDFREKKEDNFHYFQKIRLPYTYIDAGWWYQLTLPRLPSGRIDHLLSPAHKDLPIGLDGSVPTALADLRDVGRYVARVIADPRTLNKRVHVYSELYTQNKVYEVVEGLSGEKLPRGYVSEKEASTNIDNARAKLQQNPTEIDAKLAFIANQLFYSWGIRGDNTPENAEYLGYLNGKDLYPDFEYVTFEDYVKEVLDGKVKGVYQG; encoded by the exons ATGAGCACCACCAAAGTCGCAATTGTCGGAGCTAGTGGCGAAAGCGGCCAATCCATTGTGAATGCCCTACTCGATTCCGCCACGCCAAGATAT GAGGTAATAGCTCTCACACGCCCCCAATCTATCCAAAAACCCGTGAATACCAAACTTCAAGAGCATGGCGTGAAAGTCGTTTCCGCCGACCTCAGCGGCCCATCTGATGAACTTGTCGGATTGCTCACTGGTATCGATGTGGTAATCTCAGCTATCTACTTCGATAATCTGGACGAAGAGATACCACTCGCGAATGCTGCCAAGGCAGCTGGCGTTAAGCGGTTTGTCCAGTCTGCGCTGATGATTGTCATCCCGCCGAAGGGCGTTGTCGATTTTCGCGAAAAG AAGGAAGATAATTTTCACTACTTCCAGAAAATCCGCCTCCCGTACACCTACATCGACGCTGGCTGGTGGTACCAACTCACCCTCCCGCGACTACCCTCAGGCCGTATTGACCATCTTCTATCACCCGCGCACAAAGACCTGCCAATTGGCCTTGATGGTAGCGTCCCCACTGCGCTGGCAGATCTGAGGGATGTGGGACGATATGTAGCGAGGGTTATCGCCGACCCCCGTACTTTGAACAAGAGAGTGCATGTGTATAGTGAGCTCTATACACAGAACAAGGTTTATGAAGTCGTGGAGGGATTGAGTGGAGAGAAGTTGCCGCGTGGATAT GTCTCCGAAAAAGAAGCGAGCACCAACATTGATAACGCGCGGGCTAAACTTCAGCAGAATCCGACGGAAATTGACGCAAAGCTCGCATTTATTGCTAACCAGCTGTTCTACTCTTGGGGTATCCGGGGTGATAATACGCCTGAGAACGCTGAGTATCTGGGGTATTTGAATGGCAAGGATCTGTATCCGGATTTCGAGTATGTTACATTTGAGGATTATGTGAAGGAGGTTCTTGATGGGAAGGTTAAGGGGGTATATCAAGGATAA